In a genomic window of Sulfurimonas denitrificans DSM 1251:
- a CDS encoding radical SAM protein → MQIKKDNKIILDATKIYWHQERIKQWDKGERIVPITIDMALTRACNYGCHFCYARLQENDRFDITKDVIDNFLEDCAEIGVKAISLVSDGESTLSPVYEHTIIRGSQLGLSMAVATHGYNTRYEALERILPHLTYLRVNISAGEAKRYGEIMGVKEDYFYQVIQNIKDMVEIKKKNNLSVTIGMQMVLMPEDADQVIPLAKLGKEIRPDYLVVKHTSDSEDGALGVDYSKYAELTHILEEAESYSDDEYQVSVKWSKINSEGKRSYQKCYGAPFQLQISGSGLVAPCGMFFNEKYSRFHIGNITQTRFRDIVKSEKYWEIMNHISSENFDAQTMCGSLCLQHKVNEFLDDYKKGLHPLEAPTGEKPQHINFI, encoded by the coding sequence ATGCAAATAAAAAAAGACAATAAAATCATACTCGATGCTACAAAAATATATTGGCATCAAGAACGGATAAAGCAGTGGGACAAAGGAGAGAGAATAGTCCCTATAACCATAGATATGGCTCTAACTAGAGCTTGTAATTATGGTTGTCATTTTTGTTATGCAAGATTACAAGAGAATGATAGATTTGATATTACAAAAGATGTTATTGATAATTTTTTAGAAGATTGTGCTGAGATAGGAGTTAAGGCAATTAGCCTTGTTAGTGATGGGGAGAGCACCCTCTCGCCTGTTTATGAGCATACAATTATAAGAGGTTCACAGCTTGGTTTATCAATGGCAGTAGCAACCCATGGCTATAACACAAGATATGAGGCACTAGAGAGAATCCTTCCTCATCTAACATACCTTAGAGTAAATATTTCAGCAGGTGAAGCAAAGAGATATGGTGAGATTATGGGAGTTAAAGAAGATTACTTTTATCAGGTTATTCAAAATATAAAAGATATGGTAGAGATAAAGAAAAAGAACAACTTAAGTGTAACAATCGGCATGCAGATGGTACTTATGCCAGAAGATGCAGATCAAGTAATACCACTTGCAAAACTTGGTAAAGAGATTAGACCAGACTACTTAGTGGTAAAGCACACAAGTGATAGCGAAGATGGAGCGCTTGGCGTTGATTATTCCAAATACGCAGAACTAACACATATTTTAGAAGAGGCGGAATCTTATAGCGATGATGAGTACCAAGTATCTGTTAAGTGGTCTAAGATAAATAGTGAAGGAAAACGAAGCTACCAAAAATGCTATGGGGCACCGTTTCAACTACAAATATCAGGCTCAGGGTTAGTGGCTCCATGTGGAATGTTCTTTAATGAAAAATATAGCCGTTTTCATATAGGCAATATTACCCAAACAAGATTTAGAGATATTGTAAAAAGCGAAAAATACTGGGAGATTATGAATCATATCTCATCTGAGAATTTTGATGCTCAAACAATGTGTGGCTCACTCTGCCTGCAACATAAAGTAAATGAGTTCTTGGATGACTATAAAAAAGGTTTACACC
- a CDS encoding GDP-mannose 4,6-dehydratase, with product MKYLVLGSNSFSGGSFINYLLDNEEDAKIFAISRSAEYHDSLLAYKNNPKQNRVKFFQLDINNDSQNISDLIFDNKIDYIINFAAQGMVAQSWDAPLEWFNTNTLSLVALLDKIYKFSFIKKFVQVSTPEVYGSCNNIKESMALLPSSPYAASKASADLILYSYFKTHGFPINYTRASNVYGAYQQLYRIIPKTILMIKKNQKLQLHGGGKAVRSFIHIDDVCKATLKIAKEAKSGEIYHLSDTKTISIYDLVNLICNKLGKNILEQIELVQERTSEDNLYLMNNEKLLREFNLTPHVKLSDGIDDVVRWMELNYEDLKNFPDHYIHKA from the coding sequence GTGAAGTATTTAGTTCTAGGGAGCAACAGCTTCTCAGGCGGCTCATTTATTAACTATCTCCTTGATAATGAAGAAGATGCAAAGATTTTTGCCATTAGCAGAAGTGCTGAGTATCATGACTCTCTTTTAGCTTACAAAAACAACCCTAAACAAAACAGAGTAAAGTTTTTTCAACTAGACATCAACAATGATTCTCAAAATATTTCAGACCTTATTTTTGATAATAAGATTGACTACATCATAAACTTTGCAGCTCAAGGAATGGTTGCCCAAAGCTGGGATGCACCGCTTGAGTGGTTCAACACAAACACTCTCTCATTAGTTGCACTTTTAGACAAGATATATAAATTTAGCTTTATTAAAAAGTTTGTGCAGGTATCCACACCTGAAGTATATGGGAGTTGCAACAACATAAAAGAGTCCATGGCTCTGCTGCCATCTTCACCTTATGCAGCCTCAAAGGCAAGTGCAGACCTTATTTTGTATAGCTATTTTAAAACGCATGGGTTTCCTATTAACTACACTAGAGCTTCAAATGTCTATGGAGCATATCAACAGCTCTACAGAATAATCCCAAAAACAATTTTGATGATAAAGAAAAATCAAAAACTTCAACTCCATGGTGGAGGTAAAGCAGTAAGGAGCTTTATTCACATAGATGATGTTTGCAAGGCTACACTAAAAATTGCCAAAGAGGCAAAAAGCGGTGAAATTTACCATCTAAGCGACACAAAAACCATCTCCATATATGATTTGGTTAATTTAATTTGTAACAAGCTCGGCAAAAACATCTTAGAGCAGATAGAACTTGTCCAAGAGAGAACATCTGAGGATAATCTCTATCTAATGAACAATGAAAAGCTCTTAAGAGAGTTTAATCTAACTCCACATGTAAAGCTAAGTGATGGTATTGACGATGTAGTAAGATGGATGGAATTAAATTATGAAGATTTGAAAAATTTTCCAGATCACTATATACATAAAGCTTAA
- a CDS encoding transketolase: MSNLVSKQDIMKELYSYFKEDESMVLLAGDMGFAVLDEFFDNHSNRAFNTGINEQATVSMAAGMSMTGLKPIIYSQIPFITMRAYEQLRYDVNEHKLNIKIIGVGADNYFSMLGRSHCMDDDDIKLISILKNILILSPTKESVRDEVKKMIEHNGPVYMRSL, translated from the coding sequence ATGAGTAACTTAGTATCAAAACAAGATATTATGAAAGAACTTTACTCTTATTTTAAAGAAGATGAATCTATGGTGCTCTTAGCAGGAGATATGGGTTTTGCGGTCTTAGACGAGTTTTTTGATAACCATTCAAACAGAGCTTTTAATACAGGCATAAATGAACAAGCAACCGTAAGTATGGCTGCGGGTATGTCAATGACTGGTTTAAAGCCAATTATCTACTCTCAAATACCTTTTATTACTATGAGAGCTTACGAGCAGCTTAGATATGATGTAAATGAGCATAAACTAAATATAAAAATCATTGGAGTCGGTGCAGATAACTACTTTTCTATGCTTGGCAGAAGCCACTGTATGGATGATGATGACATCAAACTAATATCTATCTTAAAAAATATACTGATTTTATCACCCACTAAAGAGAGTGTAAGAGATGAAGTTAAAAAGATGATAGAACATAACGGTCCAGTATATATGAGATCTCTGTAG
- a CDS encoding transketolase has translation MINSKEIRHKTIKLSCDTGAGHLAPSLSTVEILSVLFNKYLKYTKNNPQDDSRDRFILSKGHGAYAYYIILNELGFLPDFELEKFNTDEASIKGCLTQNSNYMIEASTGSLGHGLPIAVGMAQSFKIQNKPNRVICMVGDGEMQEGSNMEALMLAYRFKLDNLMVIVDANNLQAMGRVDDIALDNNRLSKVLSSFIDDGFYDIDGHNEELISECFDKFYNTKNKNFSIMFARTIKGKGVTILEDSQKHHFRCPTLDGYVLELDNE, from the coding sequence ATGATAAACTCTAAAGAGATTAGACACAAGACTATAAAACTCTCTTGTGATACAGGAGCTGGACACTTAGCCCCATCACTCTCAACAGTAGAAATTTTAAGTGTCCTTTTTAATAAATATTTAAAATATACAAAAAACAATCCACAAGATGACTCTAGAGATAGGTTTATACTGAGCAAAGGACATGGTGCGTATGCTTACTACATCATCTTAAATGAACTTGGTTTCTTGCCAGACTTTGAACTCGAAAAATTCAACACTGATGAAGCTTCAATAAAAGGTTGTCTTACGCAAAATAGCAACTACATGATAGAAGCTTCAACTGGTTCACTCGGTCACGGTCTTCCAATAGCTGTGGGAATGGCTCAATCTTTTAAAATCCAAAATAAACCAAACAGAGTTATCTGCATGGTTGGCGATGGCGAGATGCAAGAGGGAAGCAATATGGAAGCTTTGATGCTTGCCTATAGATTTAAACTAGACAACCTGATGGTCATCGTAGATGCAAATAATCTCCAAGCAATGGGAAGGGTTGATGATATAGCGCTTGATAATAATAGACTCTCAAAAGTCTTAAGCTCTTTTATAGATGATGGTTTTTATGATATTGATGGTCATAATGAGGAGCTTATATCTGAGTGTTTTGATAAATTTTATAATACTAAAAATAAAAATTTCTCTATCATGTTTGCCCGTACTATTAAAGGTAAAGGAGTAACAATATTAGAAGATTCTCAAAAACATCACTTCAGATGCCCTACACTAGATGGATATGTACTGGAGTTGGACAATGAGTAA
- a CDS encoding radical SAM/SPASM domain-containing protein: MADTYSIDSHKLLYHPLEVSKWYETKDDWEKQKEIYPIYLEITPIGSCNHRCTFCSVDYIGYKSIKQDEKILGDRIREMASLGVKSIMFAGEGEPTLYKPLPNILDICSEVGIDTSLTTNAVAINETTVKNYVKNCKWIKVSINAGDRDTYASVHQTKPEDFDKVVDNLSTAVKIKKENNYSCTIGAQMLLLPENMQSAILLAKKMSQIGVDYLVIKPYTQSLYGTSRKYEGLTYKSMMGLEEELKKYETDEFKVIFRANTMKKLEELKQPYEKCYATPFFWGYIMADGSVYSCSAFLGNENFNLGNINTQTFKEIWQGDKRKQNINYVKNELDISSCRKNCRMDEVNRYLWALKHPNAHVNFI; the protein is encoded by the coding sequence ATGGCTGATACATACTCAATAGATTCTCATAAACTACTCTATCATCCTCTAGAAGTTTCAAAATGGTATGAGACTAAAGATGATTGGGAAAAACAAAAAGAGATTTATCCTATATACTTGGAGATTACACCTATAGGCTCATGTAACCACAGGTGCACATTTTGTTCAGTTGATTATATTGGTTACAAAAGCATCAAACAAGATGAGAAGATTTTAGGTGATAGAATCAGGGAAATGGCCTCCTTGGGAGTAAAGAGCATTATGTTTGCAGGTGAAGGCGAACCAACTCTTTACAAACCACTTCCAAATATCTTAGATATTTGTAGTGAAGTAGGAATTGATACCTCCTTAACTACAAATGCCGTAGCCATAAATGAGACAACTGTCAAAAATTATGTAAAAAATTGTAAATGGATTAAAGTTAGCATCAATGCAGGAGATAGAGATACTTATGCTTCTGTTCACCAAACAAAACCTGAAGATTTTGACAAGGTAGTGGATAACTTATCTACTGCTGTAAAGATTAAAAAAGAGAACAATTACAGTTGTACTATCGGTGCTCAAATGCTTTTGCTTCCAGAAAACATGCAAAGTGCCATTTTGCTAGCTAAAAAAATGTCTCAAATCGGTGTAGATTACTTGGTTATAAAACCTTATACACAGAGTCTATATGGGACTTCTAGAAAATATGAAGGTTTAACTTATAAAAGCATGATGGGTCTCGAGGAAGAGCTAAAAAAATATGAGACTGATGAGTTTAAAGTAATCTTTAGAGCAAATACTATGAAAAAATTAGAAGAGTTAAAACAGCCTTATGAAAAATGTTATGCTACTCCATTTTTTTGGGGATATATTATGGCAGATGGTTCTGTTTATAGTTGTAGTGCGTTTTTAGGAAATGAAAATTTCAACTTGGGAAATATCAATACTCAAACTTTTAAAGAGATTTGGCAAGGTGACAAAAGAAAACAAAATATTAACTATGTAAAAAATGAACTAGATATATCTTCTTGTAGAAAAAACTGTAGAATGGATGAAGTTAATCGATATTTATGGGCATTAAAACATCCAAATGCTCATGTAAATTTTATATAG
- a CDS encoding glycosyltransferase family protein — protein MIEPDTYFLSSKEALRVAKQQNRSDDQDHEFLQVCYYNGEKIDSNLANLVHLPINSLVDDLAQGEFRLPTKIDFNGLDILQEEVDVISENLTKAINEAQLFRQKLNNIYVDRLKNAKLDFNEPLRFYLFAHSCTTVMQHISKNIADTLIEMGYEVFFHLYEGHEEYNNYKKIFEFNPHVTININFIRNSFLSDDVFNFVWVQDPMPYLSDDSKITLRKRDYIFSLVNLIDDLLEKKGVEFQRQSFCVNEKIYKLNPSIKREKKIVFIGSSYLDFIPEDNDQVNEAVKFMISFFHAGGEFTDEKIDKISNTFRLDKHYLSARIIPFIIRDISLIDLCQIKSKYKIEIYGSGWDKYEVLRPYYKGVLNYGEEIAEVYNSATFAFAPHQNYILQQRTLEAAACGAIPIVYDCRKLSKEKSYSEAVVFFKTFEDIEKVLLKKSPKKDFKRLLQENSYKGFIQKLLNIINDGQPNG, from the coding sequence ATGATTGAGCCTGATACTTACTTTCTCTCTAGTAAAGAAGCGCTTAGAGTTGCAAAACAACAAAATAGAAGCGATGATCAAGACCATGAATTTTTACAGGTTTGCTACTATAACGGCGAAAAGATAGATTCAAATTTAGCTAATCTAGTACATCTTCCTATCAACTCTCTTGTAGATGATTTAGCGCAGGGAGAGTTTAGACTTCCTACAAAGATTGACTTTAACGGGCTAGATATTTTACAAGAAGAAGTAGATGTAATATCAGAAAATCTAACCAAAGCCATAAATGAAGCTCAATTATTCAGGCAAAAATTAAATAACATATATGTAGATAGATTAAAAAATGCAAAGCTAGACTTTAATGAACCACTAAGGTTTTATCTATTTGCGCACAGCTGCACAACCGTAATGCAACATATATCAAAAAATATTGCTGATACCTTAATAGAGATGGGATATGAAGTATTTTTTCATCTCTATGAAGGACATGAAGAGTATAACAATTATAAAAAAATCTTTGAATTTAACCCACATGTAACTATCAACATTAACTTCATTAGAAATAGTTTTTTAAGTGATGATGTTTTTAACTTTGTATGGGTTCAAGACCCTATGCCATATCTAAGTGATGACTCTAAAATAACACTTAGAAAGAGAGACTATATATTTTCCTTAGTAAATTTGATTGATGATTTATTAGAGAAAAAAGGTGTAGAGTTTCAAAGACAAAGCTTTTGTGTCAATGAAAAAATTTATAAGCTTAACCCATCAATAAAAAGAGAAAAAAAGATTGTTTTTATAGGAAGTTCTTACTTAGATTTTATTCCAGAGGACAATGATCAAGTCAATGAAGCAGTAAAATTCATGATATCTTTTTTTCATGCTGGAGGAGAGTTTACAGACGAAAAGATAGATAAGATTTCAAATACTTTTCGTCTAGATAAGCACTATCTGAGTGCAAGAATTATTCCATTTATTATCAGAGATATTTCTTTAATTGACCTTTGTCAAATTAAATCAAAGTACAAAATAGAGATTTATGGCTCAGGCTGGGATAAGTACGAAGTACTAAGACCATACTACAAAGGTGTACTCAATTATGGAGAAGAGATAGCAGAGGTCTATAATAGTGCTACCTTCGCTTTTGCACCACATCAAAACTACATACTACAACAAAGAACACTTGAAGCGGCCGCTTGTGGGGCAATACCTATAGTTTATGATTGCAGAAAATTATCAAAAGAAAAATCATATAGCGAAGCAGTAGTTTTTTTTAAAACATTTGAAGATATAGAAAAAGTTTTATTGAAAAAATCACCAAAAAAAGATTTTAAACGATTATTACAAGAGAACAGCTACAAAGGTTTTATTCAAAAACTATTAAACATTATCAATGATGGACAACCAAATGGCTGA
- a CDS encoding SIS domain-containing protein: protein METFTKQYISKLVDTLKKSDLKSISKIVDALDNAKGKIYIIGNGGSAATASHMVNDLGAGLRRRGIKSFDVESLSDNTPVCSALANDIGYKNIFYMQLKDRLKPEDILIAISCSGNSKNITKAVKYAKKIGSKIIGITGFDGGKLKKRSDINFHVETDAGEYGIVEDMHMVLNHIIYSYYISKA, encoded by the coding sequence ATGGAAACTTTTACAAAACAGTACATCTCTAAACTGGTTGATACTCTAAAGAAGAGCGATTTAAAATCTATTTCTAAAATAGTTGATGCCTTGGATAATGCCAAAGGCAAAATCTATATTATCGGTAATGGTGGAAGTGCAGCAACTGCATCGCATATGGTAAATGACTTAGGTGCAGGGCTTAGGCGCAGAGGTATAAAAAGCTTTGATGTTGAGAGTCTTAGCGATAATACACCAGTTTGCAGTGCATTAGCAAACGATATAGGTTATAAAAATATTTTTTACATGCAACTAAAAGATAGATTAAAACCAGAAGATATTCTTATAGCAATCTCTTGTAGCGGAAACTCTAAAAACATTACAAAAGCTGTAAAATACGCTAAAAAAATAGGTTCAAAAATCATAGGAATTACAGGTTTTGATGGTGGAAAATTAAAAAAACGCTCAGATATAAACTTTCATGTTGAGACAGATGCAGGAGAGTATGGTATTGTGGAAGATATGCACATGGTCTTAAACCATATAATTTACAGCTATTATATATCTAAGGCTTAG
- a CDS encoding DUF354 domain-containing protein, whose product MIWFDLVTPKSVLFFEPIIKEIQKQKEVFITTRGGEGYKETIELLDLCNLPYTNIGNFGGGSLESKFRASIDRQIKFMEFLNEHHIDRLVCLSSVDACRAAFGLGIKIINFYDIPLSDYKTNFTRALPQARLTIPLAHKMFKPFVVPDEVIERFGLDSSQIYEYNFIDPLIWLKNFKYDFEYVKKILKNYNIDYKKPTIVIREEEYKASYVDKKYPMLYEAIDEIQKLTNSNIIIIPRYESNYLKKAFPLASVLEEKVEIQHLLFFCDLFIGGGGTINSEACFLGTPTISTRSFISHYDKYQIDNNLMVWVETKEELIKKAKLLIGTKVDTRAIKQMSIDIDDMIKNILS is encoded by the coding sequence ATGATATGGTTTGATTTAGTTACCCCAAAATCAGTGCTTTTTTTTGAGCCAATCATAAAAGAGATACAAAAACAAAAAGAGGTCTTCATAACTACAAGAGGTGGGGAAGGATATAAAGAGACTATAGAGTTACTTGACTTATGTAATCTTCCTTATACAAACATAGGTAATTTTGGTGGGGGCAGCTTGGAGTCTAAATTTAGAGCATCTATAGATAGACAGATAAAGTTTATGGAGTTTTTAAATGAGCATCATATAGATAGACTTGTCTGCCTCTCTTCTGTTGATGCTTGCAGGGCTGCTTTTGGTTTGGGAATCAAAATCATAAATTTTTACGATATTCCTCTCTCAGACTACAAAACAAATTTTACAAGAGCCTTGCCTCAAGCTAGACTAACTATCCCTCTAGCACATAAGATGTTTAAACCTTTTGTAGTTCCAGATGAAGTTATAGAGAGATTTGGGCTAGATAGCTCTCAAATTTATGAATACAACTTCATAGACCCGCTAATCTGGCTAAAAAACTTTAAATATGATTTTGAATATGTAAAAAAGATTCTTAAAAACTACAATATAGACTATAAAAAACCTACTATTGTAATCAGAGAAGAGGAGTATAAAGCTAGTTATGTAGATAAAAAGTATCCCATGCTATATGAAGCAATTGATGAGATACAAAAACTAACTAACTCAAATATCATTATCATACCTAGATATGAGAGCAATTACCTAAAAAAAGCGTTTCCTTTGGCTTCTGTTTTAGAAGAAAAAGTAGAGATACAACATCTGCTTTTCTTTTGTGATTTGTTCATAGGCGGAGGTGGAACTATAAACTCTGAAGCTTGCTTTTTAGGAACTCCTACAATCTCTACAAGAAGCTTTATAAGCCACTATGACAAGTATCAAATAGACAACAATCTCATGGTCTGGGTAGAGACTAAAGAGGAGCTAATCAAAAAAGCCAAGCTTCTTATAGGAACAAAAGTTGATACTCGTGCAATAAAACAGATGAGCATCGATATAGACGATATGATAAAAAATATCTTAAGCTAA
- the asnB gene encoding asparagine synthase (glutamine-hydrolyzing), translated as MCGIIGSTEINFNHNEVLNSLKHRGEDYQNYIIQNEMFFAHTRLSIIDLDEEANQPMIFDEITLVFNGEIYNYKELIKEFSLECVTKSDSEVLIRLYQKFGFDFLNSLEGMFAFCIYDKEKNLFFCARDRFGKKPLYYYCEKGKFYFASEIKAILKMLKTTPKLNEEALWQYLALQSPQGENTFYSGVKKLPASSYLLHQNSDIKVSTYYSLADIKITHYDEKQILKDVEKLLNDAVQKRLVGDVEVATLLSGGLDSSFITALYAKKSKHKVHTFSIGYDEHKHYCELGFAKAASEYIGTIHHEYKISKDEYLEAIEKVLEHLDEPMADSACIPTYILSKEIHNQGFKVCLSGEGSDESFLGYDNYFKMLNYYHLKNPQKTPFDLTKEWEYNNRRLNNQQVYQSSGETFTYAQLQRLFSKKIAPILHPYVSTYPPEQWLTYIDFSIWIAEVLMTKVDRMSMAHSLELRAPFLDHHLVEYLLGVESSIKIGDTNKAILKKIARNYLPNSIIDRRKKGFSSPFIEWLYDAHSEEILNLLLDVNKQLGIFNDDFLTFLYEEGKRGHFKQHVYSLYIFCRWYKKVYM; from the coding sequence ATGTGCGGAATAATTGGCTCTACTGAGATAAACTTTAACCATAATGAAGTTCTTAATTCTCTAAAACATAGAGGGGAGGATTATCAAAATTATATTATTCAAAATGAGATGTTTTTCGCTCATACAAGGCTTAGTATAATTGACTTAGATGAAGAAGCAAATCAACCAATGATTTTTGATGAAATAACTTTGGTTTTTAATGGAGAGATTTATAACTACAAAGAGCTTATCAAAGAGTTCTCTTTAGAGTGTGTAACAAAGAGTGATAGTGAAGTTTTAATCCGTTTATATCAAAAATTTGGTTTTGATTTTTTAAACAGCTTAGAGGGGATGTTCGCTTTTTGTATTTATGACAAAGAGAAAAATCTTTTCTTTTGTGCAAGAGACCGCTTTGGTAAAAAACCTCTTTATTACTACTGTGAAAAAGGGAAGTTTTATTTTGCTTCTGAGATAAAAGCTATACTTAAGATGCTCAAAACAACGCCTAAACTAAATGAAGAAGCACTCTGGCAATACCTCGCACTTCAATCTCCTCAAGGAGAGAATACTTTCTACAGTGGAGTTAAAAAACTCCCAGCCTCTTCTTATCTACTCCATCAAAACAGCGATATAAAAGTTAGCACTTACTACTCTTTAGCAGATATAAAAATAACTCATTATGATGAAAAACAGATTTTAAAAGATGTTGAGAAGCTTTTAAATGATGCTGTACAAAAGCGCCTTGTTGGAGATGTAGAAGTAGCAACTCTGCTCTCTGGAGGTTTAGACTCCTCTTTCATAACAGCTCTTTATGCAAAAAAATCAAAACACAAAGTACACACTTTTTCTATCGGTTATGATGAGCATAAGCACTACTGTGAACTTGGCTTTGCAAAAGCTGCATCTGAGTATATTGGCACCATTCACCATGAGTATAAAATATCAAAAGATGAGTATTTGGAGGCGATTGAGAAAGTTTTAGAGCATCTTGATGAACCAATGGCTGATTCTGCGTGTATTCCAACATATATCTTATCAAAAGAGATTCATAATCAAGGGTTTAAGGTTTGTTTGAGTGGCGAGGGGAGCGATGAGAGTTTTTTAGGTTATGACAACTATTTTAAGATGTTAAATTATTATCACCTTAAAAACCCTCAAAAAACTCCTTTTGATTTAACAAAAGAGTGGGAATACAACAATCGCCGCTTAAACAATCAACAAGTTTACCAATCTAGCGGTGAAACATTTACTTATGCCCAACTTCAAAGGTTATTCTCTAAAAAAATAGCTCCTATTTTACACCCTTATGTCTCAACTTATCCTCCTGAGCAGTGGTTAACATACATAGATTTCAGCATTTGGATTGCAGAGGTTTTGATGACTAAAGTAGATCGCATGTCAATGGCGCACTCTTTAGAGCTAAGAGCACCTTTTTTAGACCATCATTTAGTTGAGTATCTGCTAGGAGTTGAATCAAGCATTAAAATTGGAGATACAAACAAAGCTATCTTAAAAAAAATCGCAAGAAATTATCTTCCTAATTCAATCATAGACAGAAGAAAAAAAGGGTTTAGTTCTCCTTTTATAGAGTGGCTATATGATGCCCACAGTGAAGAAATTTTAAATCTATTGCTTGATGTTAATAAACAATTAGGTATATTTAACGATGATTTTCTCACATTTTTATATGAAGAGGGTAAGCGTGGTCACTTCAAACAGCATGTTTACTCTTTATATATATTTTGTAGATGGTATAAAAAGGTGTACATGTAG
- a CDS encoding glycosyltransferase, whose protein sequence is MKKILFLTQNLDIGGVQKSVSMLANSLSDIYDCSLLLFEESKPICYLLRENITVETVQMQKMDLSDEDSGINIFNYRKKELSKFVQKLRPDLIFSYEDYHNILSLSIDSDAKRIISCRISLKNVYTKSSRVHLLTPDFYFENITKLYKNAQAVVCVSDFIKKELLDISEKINALNIYNGIDKSMILEQSSKEVNLDFSYILHVGRLHPQKGQKDLIRAYHKIHANISQNLLLIGEGLLRDELQEMINSYNLSHRVFLMGNISEPYHYMHKADFCIMPSYQEGFSNTVLEMLSTSALIASKYSGYDEILNDYGNLFDVGDIDALSALILKYSNDKSITKELKKLQKNDVEPFTTEKSMQNYKQLISHVLLGVVKCAE, encoded by the coding sequence ATGAAAAAGATTCTATTTCTTACTCAAAACCTTGATATTGGTGGGGTACAAAAGAGTGTTTCTATGTTGGCTAATTCGCTATCAGATATTTATGACTGCTCGCTCTTGCTTTTTGAAGAGAGTAAACCAATTTGCTACTTGCTTCGTGAGAATATAACAGTAGAAACAGTACAGATGCAAAAAATGGACCTCAGCGATGAAGATTCTGGAATAAACATCTTTAACTATAGAAAAAAAGAACTCTCTAAATTTGTACAAAAGTTGAGACCAGATTTGATTTTTAGCTATGAAGATTATCACAATATTTTATCCCTATCCATAGATTCAGATGCAAAGAGGATAATATCTTGCAGAATTAGTTTAAAAAATGTTTACACAAAATCATCAAGAGTGCATCTGCTAACTCCAGATTTTTATTTTGAAAATATCACAAAACTCTACAAAAATGCTCAAGCTGTTGTTTGTGTTAGTGACTTTATAAAAAAAGAGCTTTTAGATATTTCTGAGAAAATAAATGCTCTAAATATCTACAATGGCATAGACAAATCTATGATTTTAGAACAAAGCAGCAAAGAGGTAAATCTAGACTTTAGCTACATACTTCATGTTGGCAGACTGCATCCGCAAAAAGGGCAAAAGGACTTGATACGAGCTTACCATAAGATTCACGCCAACATATCTCAAAACTTACTTCTAATCGGTGAAGGTTTACTTAGAGACGAACTCCAAGAGATGATAAACTCCTATAACCTCTCTCACAGAGTTTTTCTTATGGGAAATATCTCTGAGCCTTACCACTACATGCACAAAGCAGATTTTTGTATTATGCCATCGTATCAAGAGGGATTTTCAAATACGGTCTTAGAGATGCTCTCTACCTCAGCGTTAATTGCATCTAAATACAGTGGTTATGATGAGATATTAAACGACTATGGAAATCTCTTTGATGTAGGAGACATAGATGCGTTATCTGCTCTGATATTGAAGTATTCAAATGATAAAAGTATTACAAAAGAGCTAAAAAAACTACAAAAAAATGATGTTGAGCCTTTTACAACTGAAAAAAGTATGCAAAATTACAAACAACTAATATCACATGTACTCTTAGGAGTAGTTAAATGTGCGGAATAA